The proteins below come from a single Corynebacterium cystitidis genomic window:
- the ruvA gene encoding Holliday junction branch migration protein RuvA translates to MIDSLHGEVLTIGLDHAVIECGGVGYRFLATPPTLSRLTRGETTRVLTFLSVREDAMTLYGFMEDDDRTMFHTLQTVSGLGPKLALASLSVYNAAEIAQHITGEDTKGLQAIPGVGKRMAERMIVELKDKLQGLFSGTESLGSGAAPAGGSSAVVDQVVEALVGLGFTDKQARPVVEQVAEAEKNTDTTTVLRTSLSQLGKK, encoded by the coding sequence ATGATTGATTCTTTACACGGCGAAGTGCTGACCATCGGCTTAGATCATGCAGTTATCGAATGTGGCGGTGTGGGGTACCGGTTCCTCGCCACACCACCAACGTTGAGCAGGCTGACACGTGGTGAGACTACCCGCGTGCTAACTTTCTTGAGTGTTCGCGAAGACGCTATGACTTTGTACGGGTTTATGGAAGATGATGACCGCACAATGTTTCATACGCTGCAAACAGTGTCCGGTTTGGGGCCGAAGTTGGCTCTCGCTTCATTGTCGGTCTATAACGCAGCAGAGATTGCTCAGCACATCACCGGTGAAGACACAAAGGGATTGCAGGCGATCCCGGGTGTTGGCAAGCGCATGGCTGAACGCATGATTGTCGAGCTGAAAGATAAACTTCAAGGCCTGTTTTCCGGAACAGAAAGTCTCGGATCCGGGGCTGCTCCTGCCGGAGGCTCGTCCGCTGTGGTGGACCAAGTGGTAGAGGCTTTGGTGGGCCTTGGTTTTACTGATAAGCAGGCGCGCCCTGTGGTGGAGCAGGTGGCAGAAGCCGAGAAAAACACTGATACCACGACTGTTTTGCGAACATCTCTATCTCAGCTGGGCAAGAAGTAG
- the secD gene encoding protein translocase subunit SecD: MSVTTRRAHDNGSKRQWPKRALALFVLIVAVVYALVFFTGDRSATPKLGIDLQGGTRVTLVPQGDEPTQEQLDQARTILENRVNGMGVSGAEVVVDGNTLVITVAGEDTSEVRNLGQTSQLMFRPVAQPGMPDMATLPQVMEETANDWVKYGIITPEQADESLEQTFTAVNQAAGEEATNEVPTVTAELLPEPENSLEAGKRRQELTDMLREDRQSTDPTQQLVSQALMRCEPDSTDPLSGTDEPELPLVSCDPNSGQAHLLEPVPLLSGVTDENGPRLTGNQIDTNQPINGGFNPETGQMEISFSFKHDGEHNGSQTWAQLTSELLGQQIAITLDSQIISAPVIQGATPVGSATSITGDFTQEEAQALANNLRYGALPLSFAGENGEPGGTAQTVPPSLGEASLKAGLIAGLVGLALIAIFVFTYYRIFGFISLITLFGSGVLVYGMLVLLGRWIGYSLDLSGVAGLIIGIGATADSFVVLYERIKDEVRAGKTFRSATARGWDRAKQTIVTGNMVTLIGAVIIYFLAVGEVKGFAFTMGLTTVFDLLVTFLVTAPLMILASRNSFFANPSVNGMGKMFALAEADRQAGRDPEVEATKAEAPAAAVVSDDASAPTSAESEEK, from the coding sequence GTGTCCGTTACTACTCGGCGTGCACACGACAACGGGTCGAAAAGGCAGTGGCCAAAGCGCGCACTAGCCCTGTTCGTCCTCATTGTTGCCGTGGTGTACGCGCTGGTCTTTTTCACCGGCGATCGTTCAGCAACCCCGAAACTAGGAATTGACCTGCAGGGTGGCACCCGTGTCACCTTAGTCCCACAGGGCGACGAACCAACCCAGGAGCAACTGGACCAGGCTCGCACGATCCTAGAAAACCGAGTCAACGGCATGGGCGTCTCCGGTGCGGAAGTCGTCGTCGACGGCAACACGCTAGTGATTACTGTCGCCGGTGAAGACACCTCGGAAGTGCGCAATCTGGGGCAGACATCGCAGCTGATGTTCCGTCCTGTCGCACAACCAGGGATGCCAGATATGGCCACTTTGCCCCAGGTGATGGAAGAAACCGCAAACGATTGGGTGAAATACGGCATTATCACTCCCGAGCAGGCCGATGAGTCGCTCGAACAGACCTTCACCGCTGTCAATCAAGCTGCCGGTGAAGAAGCCACAAATGAAGTTCCCACCGTGACTGCGGAACTACTGCCAGAACCTGAGAACTCCCTTGAAGCGGGCAAGCGCCGTCAAGAACTTACCGATATGTTGCGAGAGGACCGTCAATCGACGGACCCTACCCAGCAATTGGTGTCGCAAGCGCTGATGCGCTGTGAACCGGACTCGACAGACCCACTATCAGGAACTGACGAGCCAGAGCTTCCACTTGTGTCGTGTGATCCCAACAGTGGCCAAGCACACCTTCTTGAACCGGTACCACTGCTTTCGGGCGTGACTGATGAGAACGGCCCACGTTTGACCGGTAATCAGATCGATACCAACCAGCCGATTAACGGTGGATTCAACCCGGAGACCGGACAGATGGAGATCAGTTTCTCCTTCAAACATGATGGAGAGCACAATGGCTCTCAGACCTGGGCGCAGCTGACCTCCGAGCTGCTGGGCCAGCAGATCGCGATCACTCTGGATTCTCAGATCATTTCAGCGCCTGTCATCCAGGGCGCTACTCCAGTAGGTTCCGCGACCTCGATTACGGGTGACTTCACCCAGGAGGAAGCACAAGCACTTGCTAACAACCTTCGATATGGTGCACTTCCGCTGTCCTTCGCTGGCGAGAACGGCGAACCAGGCGGAACAGCGCAAACTGTGCCTCCATCGTTGGGTGAGGCGTCACTTAAGGCGGGTCTAATCGCAGGTCTCGTCGGGCTGGCGTTGATCGCGATATTCGTGTTTACTTACTATCGCATCTTCGGATTTATTTCCCTTATCACCCTGTTCGGCTCCGGAGTTTTGGTATACGGCATGTTAGTTCTGCTGGGACGCTGGATCGGGTACTCACTTGACTTGTCTGGAGTTGCCGGTTTGATCATTGGTATTGGCGCCACGGCCGATTCCTTCGTCGTGTTGTACGAGCGCATCAAAGACGAGGTTCGCGCAGGTAAGACCTTCCGCTCTGCCACCGCACGCGGTTGGGATCGCGCAAAGCAGACTATCGTTACCGGCAACATGGTGACGTTGATTGGTGCGGTCATTATCTACTTCCTGGCAGTAGGTGAGGTGAAGGGATTTGCCTTCACCATGGGGTTGACCACAGTCTTCGACTTGCTGGTGACATTCCTGGTCACTGCACCATTGATGATTCTTGCGTCACGCAATTCGTTCTTCGCTAACCCGAGCGTCAACGGCATGGGCAAGATGTTCGCCCTGGCCGAGGCAGACCGCCAGGCTGGACGCGACCCTGAAGTCGAAGCCACTAAAGCAGAAGCCCCCGCAGCTGCAGTCGTAAGCGACGACGCCTCTGCACCAACCTCCGCCGAAAGCGAGGAGAAGTAG
- a CDS encoding ABC transporter substrate-binding protein: MVTLSAATLLFGCAETPVSGPGPELKSTDHFGYQVAVPLLTTNAGSEVGVSTNAHLLSVRLYPAVFVPGPSGQMIPNSDLVTTQVLPGAQRQVVYTLSPDAVFSDGTHVTCTDFLLAYKAGAYPELFGSHMPVMDQVERLNCLPGAKQFTAVFKPGQGGRWRELFGPGTVLPSHAVARKVNMDATQFVEALESDDPTEMEPIARVWREGFNLANYDPEMQVSFGPFRIDGVGDSGEVTLVRNDYYYGDQAALDTVVVWPSTADSGKLVDEGALRVGDIHEADPAWVDLNTEGSPYTIETRVGELTDTLRLEESGAWAMPEYRQALAKCIDRNAVAAASSAVSGVDVPAVGVHVVDHFDPLARQLADIVDPHIAPDFQAASLAQATELRVGYSAPNERKAAMVEAMRVSCEPAGIAIIDATEEGKTLADVGGYGIGEWGEQTIEDGSIDAFLGAVDPLTEYSTAEPRSSELEDLRAAEEELWAELSRIPLAAQPRSFIVDRHVGNVVVYTGTAGIGWNMDRWQVANEEPTSEPD, encoded by the coding sequence ATGGTTACTTTGAGTGCGGCTACGCTGCTGTTCGGTTGCGCGGAAACCCCAGTATCGGGCCCGGGACCAGAGCTGAAGTCCACCGATCACTTTGGCTACCAGGTGGCGGTTCCTTTGCTGACTACAAACGCTGGATCTGAGGTGGGTGTTTCAACTAACGCCCATTTACTTTCTGTGCGGTTGTATCCTGCGGTGTTCGTTCCTGGGCCGAGCGGGCAGATGATTCCCAATTCGGATTTGGTCACCACACAGGTTCTGCCGGGAGCGCAGCGACAAGTCGTGTATACACTATCGCCAGACGCGGTGTTTTCGGATGGCACTCATGTTACGTGCACCGATTTTTTGTTGGCCTACAAGGCAGGTGCGTATCCGGAACTCTTCGGCTCTCACATGCCGGTGATGGATCAAGTGGAACGATTGAATTGTCTGCCAGGCGCGAAACAATTCACAGCGGTTTTCAAGCCTGGTCAGGGTGGTCGCTGGCGTGAATTATTCGGCCCGGGCACTGTGCTGCCTTCTCACGCGGTGGCACGCAAAGTTAACATGGATGCAACTCAGTTTGTCGAAGCTCTTGAATCGGACGACCCAACCGAGATGGAGCCGATTGCACGAGTGTGGCGCGAAGGTTTCAACTTAGCCAACTACGATCCTGAAATGCAGGTTTCTTTCGGCCCGTTCCGCATCGACGGTGTCGGTGATAGTGGCGAAGTAACCCTGGTACGCAATGACTACTACTACGGCGACCAGGCGGCGTTGGACACGGTGGTGGTGTGGCCATCGACAGCAGACTCTGGGAAGTTGGTGGATGAGGGTGCTTTGCGGGTAGGTGATATCCATGAGGCTGACCCTGCATGGGTGGATCTCAACACGGAAGGTAGCCCGTACACGATAGAAACCCGGGTGGGCGAATTGACCGATACTTTGCGTCTGGAAGAATCGGGTGCGTGGGCGATGCCGGAGTACCGTCAAGCTTTAGCAAAATGTATTGACCGAAACGCCGTCGCGGCCGCTTCATCGGCGGTGTCAGGTGTTGATGTTCCGGCTGTGGGGGTGCATGTTGTCGACCACTTCGACCCGCTTGCTCGTCAGCTAGCAGATATTGTTGATCCGCATATCGCTCCTGATTTTCAAGCAGCAAGTCTTGCACAGGCAACCGAGCTTCGCGTGGGTTATTCGGCGCCAAATGAGCGAAAAGCTGCGATGGTCGAGGCGATGAGGGTGTCGTGTGAACCCGCTGGCATTGCGATTATTGATGCAACCGAGGAAGGTAAGACGCTTGCCGATGTCGGAGGTTATGGAATCGGTGAATGGGGAGAGCAGACTATTGAGGACGGCAGCATTGATGCTTTTCTCGGCGCGGTGGACCCGTTGACGGAATACAGTACTGCGGAACCACGGTCGAGCGAACTTGAGGATTTGCGGGCGGCTGAAGAGGAACTTTGGGCAGAATTGTCGAGGATTCCACTTGCAGCCCAGCCCCGTTCGTTCATCGTTGACCGTCATGTGGGTAACGTTGTGGTGTACACCGGAACCGCCGGAATCGGTTGGAATATGGATCGGTGGCAAGTAGCGAATGAGGAACCTACCAGTGAGCCAGATTAA
- the secF gene encoding protein translocase subunit SecF translates to MNAYDKLYTGEGGIDFIGRSKLWYIITIALIVISLLSIIFRGFDLSIDFEGGTKMSMQAGDLVAEEVEDTFIEATGVEPELTQIVGAGDSRTLEINSQHLTQEQIDSARMAIYEEHQPMNALGEATPDAIGDSTVSESWGSTITERMILALVVFLVAAAVYVAVRLEKEMAVAAMAALFVDGIVIMGIYSVFGLEVSPAMIIGLLTVLTFSIYDTVIVFDKVKENTSGVLESRRSTYAEEANLAVNQTVMRSISTSVISALPIVALLVVAVWLLGVGTLKDLALIQLLGVLVGIFSSLFLATPLLVSIVNREEKHKKHNKAVADFRAQRDGSAELDEATSDSAVEDNLGGPKRRVSTLVSDDRVPADEDVTVRDAPRTSTWRPDRR, encoded by the coding sequence ATGAACGCGTACGACAAGCTGTACACAGGGGAGGGCGGTATCGACTTCATTGGCCGTTCCAAACTTTGGTACATCATCACCATCGCGCTGATTGTGATCTCCCTGCTATCGATCATTTTCCGCGGGTTTGATCTGTCTATTGATTTCGAGGGCGGTACCAAGATGTCCATGCAGGCTGGGGATCTTGTCGCAGAGGAGGTTGAAGACACCTTTATTGAAGCTACAGGCGTTGAACCGGAATTAACGCAAATCGTGGGTGCGGGTGATTCCCGCACCCTGGAAATCAACTCCCAGCACTTGACCCAGGAACAGATCGATTCTGCCCGGATGGCGATCTACGAAGAACACCAGCCGATGAACGCCCTGGGCGAGGCAACTCCTGATGCCATTGGTGATTCGACAGTGTCTGAATCTTGGGGTTCCACGATTACAGAGCGCATGATTCTCGCGTTGGTGGTCTTCCTTGTCGCAGCCGCAGTCTACGTCGCAGTGCGTTTGGAGAAAGAAATGGCTGTTGCCGCCATGGCAGCGCTGTTCGTTGACGGCATTGTGATCATGGGTATTTATTCGGTCTTCGGCTTGGAGGTGTCTCCGGCGATGATCATTGGTTTGCTCACGGTGCTCACGTTCTCGATTTATGACACGGTGATTGTGTTCGACAAGGTGAAGGAGAACACCTCCGGAGTGCTTGAATCACGCAGATCTACGTACGCAGAGGAGGCCAACCTCGCTGTGAACCAAACGGTGATGCGGTCAATTTCGACGTCAGTAATTTCAGCCTTACCGATTGTGGCTTTGTTGGTCGTCGCTGTCTGGCTGTTGGGTGTCGGCACACTGAAAGATCTTGCCTTGATTCAGCTGCTTGGCGTTCTCGTCGGCATCTTCTCGTCTCTCTTCTTGGCTACTCCACTGCTGGTCAGCATCGTTAACCGCGAAGAAAAACACAAAAAGCACAACAAAGCTGTGGCTGACTTCCGGGCTCAACGCGATGGATCCGCAGAACTTGACGAAGCCACGTCCGACTCCGCTGTAGAGGATAATCTCGGTGGCCCGAAGCGTCGTGTCAGCACTCTCGTTTCTGATGACCGCGTGCCAGCGGATGAAGATGTGACAGTGCGCGACGCGCCACGCACGTCAACTTGGAGGCCCGACCGTCGTTAG
- the ruvB gene encoding Holliday junction branch migration DNA helicase RuvB, whose translation MSDIEKTEFQLPPDLEKKSTRSDDAPIDPQEQADDRDVEKTLRPKALEEFIGQPKVREQLDLVLTGARKRGVTPDHILLSGPPGLGKTTLAMIIAQELGTSLRMTSGPALERAGDLAAMLSNLMEGDVLFIDEIHRIARPAEEMLYMAMEDFRIDVIVGKGPGATSIPLEIPPFTLVGATTRAGMLTGPLRDRFGFTAQMEFYDVEDLTRVVTRAAGILGVSIDSDAAVEIGARSRGTPRIANRLLRRVRDWAEVNGDGHVNVTAAQEALRVFDVDELGLDRLDRAVLDALIRGHGGGPVGVNTLAVAVGEEPSTVEEVCEPYLVRAGLMARTGRGRVATAAAWHHIGLQPPPDAPGQLNLL comes from the coding sequence ATGTCCGACATCGAGAAGACCGAGTTTCAGCTTCCGCCGGACCTCGAGAAAAAGTCCACGCGTTCCGACGACGCCCCGATCGACCCGCAAGAACAAGCCGATGACCGTGACGTTGAGAAAACGCTTCGCCCGAAAGCACTCGAGGAATTTATCGGACAGCCGAAAGTTCGCGAGCAGTTAGACCTCGTGCTGACTGGAGCTCGCAAACGGGGAGTAACTCCGGATCATATTCTTTTATCCGGGCCACCCGGCCTGGGTAAAACCACCCTCGCCATGATTATCGCTCAAGAGCTGGGTACCTCGCTGCGGATGACATCTGGCCCAGCGCTGGAACGGGCGGGGGATCTGGCTGCGATGCTTTCAAATCTGATGGAGGGCGATGTTCTGTTCATCGATGAGATCCACCGAATAGCGCGACCAGCGGAAGAGATGCTGTACATGGCGATGGAGGATTTCCGCATCGACGTCATTGTTGGAAAGGGCCCAGGGGCTACCTCCATCCCGCTGGAGATTCCGCCATTTACTTTGGTGGGGGCTACGACGCGAGCAGGGATGCTTACCGGTCCACTGCGTGACCGTTTCGGATTCACGGCCCAAATGGAGTTTTACGATGTCGAAGACTTAACCCGAGTTGTTACCCGTGCTGCTGGCATCTTAGGAGTCAGCATTGATTCCGATGCGGCAGTCGAGATCGGTGCGCGATCGCGGGGAACACCCCGCATTGCTAACCGCCTTCTGCGACGGGTTCGCGACTGGGCCGAGGTCAACGGCGACGGACATGTCAATGTGACCGCTGCACAAGAAGCGCTCCGCGTCTTCGACGTCGATGAACTTGGGCTCGACCGTCTTGATCGGGCGGTCCTTGATGCCTTGATTCGGGGCCATGGAGGAGGGCCCGTCGGCGTGAACACGCTTGCGGTGGCTGTTGGCGAAGAACCCAGCACCGTCGAAGAAGTGTGTGAACCCTATCTGGTTCGTGCCGGTTTGATGGCACGTACGGGGCGTGGCCGTGTCGCTACTGCGGCGGCATGGCACCATATCGGACTTCAACCGCCACCCGATGCGCCGGGTCAATTAAACCTTCTGTAG
- a CDS encoding RelA/SpoT family protein produces the protein MTQEKSQRLTGMRGVSARLARSLTGGRARTNPVLDPLLSIHREFHPKADVETLSRAYDTAERLHEGVLRKSGDPYITHPLAVATICAEIGMDTTTLIAALLHDTVEDTDYTLEELNEDFGPEVARLVDGVTKLDKVALGAAAEAETIRKMIVAMAQDPRVLVIKVGDRLHNMRTMRFLPPEKQAKKARQTLEVIAPLAHRLGMASVKWELEDLSFAILYPKKYEEIVRLVADRAPSRDRALREISQHVGAELKANNVSAEIRGRPKHYWSIYQKMVVRGREFDEIFDLVGIRVLVDTISDCYAAIGVVHSLYSAMPGRFKDYISNPRFGVYQSLHTTVMTDAGRPLEIQVRTHEMHYNAEFGVAAHWRYKETKGSHKGDQTEIDQMSWMRQLLDWQKEAADPNEFLDSLRYDLSAKQIFAFTPKGDVINLPAGSTPVDFAYAVHTEVGHRCIGAKVNGKLVALESELQSGDRVEVFTSKDPNAGPSHDWQDFVVSPRAKAKIRQWFAKERREEHLEAGRDALAAEVQRGGLPMHRLFTAESMRKVATQLHYPDVDALYTAIGAGTVSAQHVAHQLMAMFGDEDDAVDALTARTPLSKLVTPQQTSGNETGVLVDGSPDVMAKLAKCCQPVPGDEILGFVTRGGGVSVHRTDCTNAPKLQEEPERLLPVEWAGDGSGGHGFSATLQIEALDRYGLLAELTRILTEQKLSVMALNSKLGDDRVAMIKFTVGVSDTKQLGAIMNQLRNVEGVFDIYRVTA, from the coding sequence ATGACTCAGGAAAAAAGCCAACGCCTGACGGGTATGCGAGGTGTCTCTGCGCGGCTTGCGCGTTCTCTCACCGGAGGTCGAGCACGCACAAACCCAGTACTTGACCCATTGCTTTCGATTCACCGCGAATTTCACCCCAAAGCAGACGTAGAAACGCTGTCTCGTGCTTATGACACTGCCGAGCGGTTACATGAGGGAGTGCTGCGTAAGTCTGGTGATCCTTATATCACCCACCCGTTGGCCGTTGCCACGATTTGTGCTGAAATCGGCATGGACACGACCACGTTGATCGCGGCTTTGCTTCACGACACGGTGGAAGATACAGACTACACGCTGGAGGAACTCAATGAGGATTTTGGCCCAGAGGTCGCGCGCCTCGTCGACGGCGTAACCAAACTGGACAAGGTGGCGCTTGGTGCCGCGGCTGAGGCGGAGACCATTCGCAAGATGATTGTTGCAATGGCGCAGGACCCTCGTGTGCTCGTGATTAAGGTTGGCGACCGGCTCCACAATATGCGCACCATGCGCTTCTTGCCGCCGGAAAAGCAGGCGAAGAAAGCCCGTCAGACGCTCGAAGTTATCGCTCCTCTAGCACACCGGCTGGGGATGGCCAGCGTGAAGTGGGAGTTGGAAGACCTTTCCTTCGCGATTTTGTATCCCAAGAAATACGAAGAGATTGTCCGGTTGGTCGCAGACCGAGCGCCGTCGCGTGACCGCGCACTGCGCGAGATTTCGCAGCACGTAGGAGCTGAACTGAAGGCCAATAATGTGAGCGCCGAAATCCGGGGGCGTCCCAAACATTATTGGTCGATCTATCAAAAGATGGTGGTGCGTGGACGCGAGTTCGATGAAATCTTCGACCTAGTAGGAATCCGTGTACTTGTCGACACCATCTCAGACTGTTATGCGGCCATTGGTGTGGTGCACTCGCTGTACTCGGCGATGCCAGGCAGGTTCAAAGACTATATCTCTAACCCGCGTTTCGGTGTATACCAATCCTTGCACACCACGGTGATGACGGATGCGGGGCGCCCACTGGAAATCCAAGTGCGGACCCACGAGATGCACTATAACGCTGAATTCGGGGTTGCTGCGCACTGGCGGTATAAGGAAACCAAGGGATCACATAAGGGCGACCAGACCGAAATCGATCAGATGTCGTGGATGCGCCAGCTGCTCGACTGGCAGAAGGAAGCCGCAGACCCCAACGAGTTCCTCGACTCGTTGAGGTATGACTTGAGCGCAAAGCAAATATTCGCGTTCACTCCGAAGGGCGATGTAATTAATCTTCCCGCCGGATCAACGCCGGTTGATTTCGCTTATGCCGTGCACACCGAGGTAGGCCACCGTTGTATCGGGGCAAAAGTAAATGGCAAACTAGTGGCACTGGAATCTGAGCTTCAATCCGGTGACCGAGTCGAAGTATTCACCTCCAAGGACCCTAACGCCGGGCCTTCCCATGACTGGCAAGATTTCGTGGTCTCGCCGCGGGCCAAAGCTAAGATTCGCCAATGGTTCGCGAAGGAGCGTCGTGAAGAGCACCTCGAGGCAGGCCGAGATGCCCTCGCAGCCGAGGTTCAGCGTGGCGGGCTTCCGATGCATCGGTTGTTCACCGCGGAATCCATGCGCAAGGTCGCCACCCAGCTGCATTACCCGGATGTCGATGCGCTGTACACCGCGATCGGCGCGGGAACAGTGTCGGCCCAGCATGTGGCACATCAGCTCATGGCGATGTTCGGCGATGAAGACGACGCCGTCGATGCGCTCACCGCACGTACACCGCTGTCGAAACTGGTGACTCCTCAGCAAACCTCCGGTAACGAAACGGGAGTGCTTGTCGACGGGTCTCCGGATGTGATGGCGAAACTGGCAAAGTGCTGCCAACCTGTTCCAGGCGACGAGATTCTTGGTTTTGTGACTCGCGGAGGTGGGGTGTCTGTGCACCGCACTGACTGCACAAATGCTCCAAAGTTACAGGAAGAACCAGAGCGTCTATTGCCGGTGGAGTGGGCTGGGGATGGTTCCGGTGGTCATGGTTTCTCCGCGACACTGCAGATTGAAGCTTTAGACCGCTACGGTTTGCTCGCAGAACTCACCAGGATCTTGACGGAACAGAAACTTTCCGTGATGGCGCTAAATTCCAAGCTGGGAGACGACCGAGTGGCGATGATTAAGTTTACTGTCGGCGTATCTGACACTAAGCAGCTCGGTGCGATTATGAATCAATTGCGCAACGTCGAGGGCGTGTTCGACATCTATCGAGTCACTGCCTAA
- the ruvC gene encoding crossover junction endodeoxyribonuclease RuvC, producing the protein MNLEGLRVMGIDPGLTRCGLSVVQAGRGRQVIPVAVGVVRTPSDAELAERLLRISRAVGEWMDDYLPDVVAMERIFERGNVSTVMNTAHAVGVMILAAAERDIPVHMYTPSEVKKAISGNGRADKKQMTVMITRILGLAEAPKPADAADALAVAVCHCWRAPLLARTQLATNTAGGSHP; encoded by the coding sequence GTGAATTTAGAGGGCCTCCGGGTGATGGGCATTGACCCCGGATTGACACGTTGCGGTCTTTCTGTTGTCCAAGCTGGTCGTGGTCGACAGGTAATCCCAGTGGCTGTGGGGGTGGTACGTACGCCGTCAGATGCAGAGCTGGCTGAACGCTTGTTGCGCATTTCTCGTGCGGTCGGTGAATGGATGGATGACTACCTTCCGGATGTGGTCGCGATGGAGCGCATTTTTGAACGGGGGAACGTCTCTACGGTGATGAATACTGCGCATGCGGTAGGCGTCATGATTCTCGCCGCCGCGGAACGTGATATTCCCGTGCATATGTACACACCGTCGGAAGTCAAAAAAGCAATTTCGGGTAATGGCCGTGCAGATAAAAAGCAGATGACAGTGATGATCACCCGAATTTTGGGCTTAGCGGAAGCACCGAAACCTGCAGATGCGGCTGACGCTTTGGCAGTCGCCGTGTGCCATTGTTGGCGTGCGCCTTTACTTGCTCGTACACAGTTAGCAACAAATACTGCAGGAGGCTCACATCCATGA
- a CDS encoding adenine phosphoribosyltransferase: MSQIKYAHSREALKAKMRYVQDFPEQGVLFEDLTPVLADGEALSVIIRDLSTACRRLGADMIGGLDARGFLLGSAVAYDLGVGVLAIRKKGKLPPPVFTQEYETEYSSAALEIPVDGIDLKSKKVVLVDDVLATGGTLIAATELIEQAGGAVAGYVVVLEVEGLGGRQRVEGRAPLIVLDDDTVDAG; this comes from the coding sequence GTGAGCCAGATTAAATACGCACACTCCCGCGAAGCGCTGAAAGCGAAGATGCGCTACGTCCAGGACTTTCCTGAGCAGGGCGTGTTATTTGAAGACTTAACACCAGTGTTAGCAGACGGCGAGGCCCTGTCCGTTATCATCAGAGATTTGTCAACAGCGTGTCGACGTCTCGGGGCAGACATGATTGGTGGCCTTGATGCCCGCGGTTTTTTATTGGGCTCGGCTGTCGCCTACGACCTCGGCGTTGGGGTGCTGGCCATCCGTAAGAAGGGCAAGCTTCCGCCACCGGTTTTTACGCAGGAGTATGAGACGGAATACAGCTCTGCGGCACTCGAGATTCCTGTGGACGGGATCGATCTCAAATCCAAGAAGGTAGTGCTTGTCGACGATGTCCTTGCCACCGGCGGTACCTTAATTGCTGCTACTGAACTGATAGAGCAGGCTGGGGGAGCGGTGGCTGGCTATGTCGTTGTCCTCGAGGTGGAAGGCCTCGGTGGGCGGCAGCGAGTGGAGGGGCGGGCTCCCCTGATCGTGCTTGACGACGATACCGTGGATGCTGGCTAA
- the yajC gene encoding preprotein translocase subunit YajC — protein MEILLLILILGVFMVPSFLMARTQKKRQAEMLGLQNSVQAGDKIVTVSGFHATIVDTQESTLTLELSPGVEATMERAGVMRKVEPVEPPTGEIPGSAGSYWDNQDNQPRQTEDGGYRHPENSGDHPENFGDGEQYPDRGDHR, from the coding sequence ATGGAGATCCTTCTTTTAATCCTTATCCTCGGCGTGTTCATGGTGCCTTCTTTCCTCATGGCGCGAACCCAGAAGAAGCGCCAGGCTGAAATGCTTGGATTGCAGAATTCTGTTCAAGCAGGTGACAAGATCGTCACCGTGTCTGGGTTTCACGCAACGATCGTCGATACGCAAGAATCGACCCTCACTCTGGAGTTGTCGCCAGGCGTGGAAGCCACGATGGAGCGTGCCGGTGTCATGCGCAAGGTTGAGCCTGTCGAACCGCCTACGGGTGAGATACCGGGATCAGCTGGTAGCTACTGGGATAACCAGGATAACCAGCCACGCCAGACCGAGGATGGTGGATACCGGCACCCAGAAAACTCAGGCGACCACCCTGAAAACTTTGGTGATGGCGAGCAATACCCTGATCGGGGCGATCACCGCTAA